The Aphis gossypii isolate Hap1 chromosome 3, ASM2018417v2, whole genome shotgun sequence genome includes a region encoding these proteins:
- the LOC114125301 gene encoding CCAAT/enhancer-binding protein gamma: MARKNKENKNMALSTMLRDEGDSSEEDYRRKRDKNNQAVKRSRVKSRMRTQQTLQRVNQLKTENDILEEKIKLLSKELGFLKELFMAQAGTSQIELPKSVDLKTLLSDTTSDILDNDLTKPQSSS; encoded by the exons ATGGctcgtaaaaataaagaaaataaaaacatggcTCTATCAACCATGTTACGAGATGAAGGCGATAGCAGTGAAGAAGACTACCGACGAAAACGAGACAAGAACAAtcag GCGGTTAAAAGAAGTCGAGTTAAGAGTAGAATGCGTACTCAGCAGACATTGCAACGTGtgaatcaattaaaaactgaGAATGATATActtgaagaaaaaattaaacttttaagtaaaGAACTAGGATTTTTAAAAGAACTATTTATGGCACAAgctg GCACATCACAAATTGAACTCCCCAAATCTGTTGAccttaaaacattattgagTGACACAACATCAGACATTTTGGATAATGATTTAACAAAACCTCAATCTTcatcataa
- the LOC114125300 gene encoding tyrosine-protein phosphatase non-receptor type 2 isoform X1, with protein sequence MHTDQQVKKRLQDEFNDIESKNMWNMTFRFVEVESSKIKKTSDEAKKPQNKALNRYQDVSPYDETRIILKRGNVSYINANLVQVCNCERQYILTQGPLENSTSHFWLMVWEQSSKAIVMLNKVIEKKKLKCHQYWPKKKKDNDKFVWNDVGLSVEFVSKINHGFYALSVLKLNDLDSGESREIYHFHYTDWPDFGVPKTPTPFLRFLRDVRRSGSLDPSHGPIVIHCSAGIGRSGTFCLIDTCLIKMNTPEGLNYVHIRTLLAEMRKCRLGLVQAPEQLRFVYQSVIEALDSNWEAENEDNLPSLDGSLLNNMSGSDCESSDSELSSEAPPLPPPRMESLRQQDENDYDDEESLVSESDSDENGLNPPPLPPPRDLDLSKSNDRMDTTNTKDERNKNKIEEEAEKIKIMADKLKIMKRKQIEQEKWEQIKRSWFYPLRNIGIGILALSGGVMIVAYLMNYKK encoded by the exons ATGCATACCGACCAACAAGTGAAAAAAAGATTACAAGATGAATTTAACGATATAGAATCGAAGAATATGTGGAACATGACATTCAga tttgtTGAAGTAGAAAgttcaaaaattaagaaaacatCTGACGAAGCAAAGAAACCACAAAATAAGGCACTAAATAGATATCAAGATGTTTCACCGTATGATGAAACTAGAATTATCCTAAAAAGAGGAAATGTATCTTACATAAATGCCAATCTTGTACaa gtatgtaATTGTGAAAGGCAGTATATACTGACTCAAGGACCCTTAGAAAACAGCACTTCCCATTTTTGGCTTATGGTATGGGAACAAAGTTCAAAAGCCATTGTAATGTTGAACAAAGttattgaaaagaaaaaa CTTAAATGTCATCAATATTggccaaagaaaaaaaaggataatgataaatttgtttGGAATGATGTTGGTTTATCTGTAGAATTTGTCTCTAAAATCAATCATGGGTTTTATGCACTAAGTGTTTTGAA acttAATGACTTAGATTCTGGAGAATCACGTGAGATTTATCATTTCCATTATACTGATTGGCCAGATTTCGGAGTACCCAAAACACCCACACCATTTTTACGATTTCTCAGAGATGTTAGACGTAGTGGTAGTCTTGATCCATCTCATGGGCCTATTGTCATTCATTGTTCTGCAGGAATAGGACGTTCAggaacattttgtttaatagaTACTTGCCTTATAAAA atgAATACACCAGAAGGCTTAAATTATGTTCATATACGTACATTATTAGCAGAAATGAGAAAATGTAGATTGGGACTTGTTCAGGCTCCTGAACAACTTCGATTTGTATACCAAAGTGTTATAGAAGCCCTTGATTCAAATTGGGAAGCAGAAAATGag GATAATTTACCTAGTTTAGATGGCTCTTTGTTGAATAATATGAGCGGATCAGACTGTGAAAGTAGTGATAGCGAACTAAGCAGTGAAGCACCCCCTTTACCGCCTCCTCGTATGGAATCATTAAGGCAGCAGGATGAAAATGATTATGATGATGAAGAATCGTTGGTATCAGAGTCTGATAGTGATGAAAATGGATTAAACCCACCACCATTACCACCTCCTAGAGATCTTGATTTATCTAAATCTAATGA tcGTATGGATACTACAAATACCAAAGATGAACGAAACAAGAACAAAATTGAAGAAGAggcagaaaaaataaaaattatggcagacaaattaaaaattatgaagagAAAACAAATAGAGCAAGAAAAATGGGAACAAATCAAAAGGTCGTGGTTTTATCCATTGAGAAATATAGGAATTGGAATTTTAGCTCTTAGTGGTGGTGTAATGATTGTCGCATACctgatgaattataaaaaataa
- the LOC114125300 gene encoding tyrosine-protein phosphatase non-receptor type 2 isoform X2, whose translation MHTDQQVKKRLQDEFNDIESKNMWNMTFRFVEVESSKIKKTSDEAKKPQNKALNRYQDVSPYDETRIILKRGNVSYINANLVQVCNCERQYILTQGPLENSTSHFWLMVWEQSSKAIVMLNKVIEKKKLKCHQYWPKKKKDNDKFVWNDVGLSVEFVSKINHGFYALSVLKLNDLDSGESREIYHFHYTDWPDFGVPKTPTPFLRFLRDVRRSGSLDPSHGPIVIHCSAGIGRSGTFCLIDTCLIKMNTPEGLNYVHIRTLLAEMRKCRLGLVQAPEQLRFVYQSVIEALDSNWEAENEDNLPSLDGSLLNNMSGSDCESSDSELSSEAPPLPPPRMESLRQQDENDYDDEESLVSESDSDENGLNPPPLPPPRDLDLSKSNDRMDTTNTKDERNKNKIEEEAEKIKIMADKLKIMKRKQIEQEKWEQIKRHCNNGKQSKNK comes from the exons ATGCATACCGACCAACAAGTGAAAAAAAGATTACAAGATGAATTTAACGATATAGAATCGAAGAATATGTGGAACATGACATTCAga tttgtTGAAGTAGAAAgttcaaaaattaagaaaacatCTGACGAAGCAAAGAAACCACAAAATAAGGCACTAAATAGATATCAAGATGTTTCACCGTATGATGAAACTAGAATTATCCTAAAAAGAGGAAATGTATCTTACATAAATGCCAATCTTGTACaa gtatgtaATTGTGAAAGGCAGTATATACTGACTCAAGGACCCTTAGAAAACAGCACTTCCCATTTTTGGCTTATGGTATGGGAACAAAGTTCAAAAGCCATTGTAATGTTGAACAAAGttattgaaaagaaaaaa CTTAAATGTCATCAATATTggccaaagaaaaaaaaggataatgataaatttgtttGGAATGATGTTGGTTTATCTGTAGAATTTGTCTCTAAAATCAATCATGGGTTTTATGCACTAAGTGTTTTGAA acttAATGACTTAGATTCTGGAGAATCACGTGAGATTTATCATTTCCATTATACTGATTGGCCAGATTTCGGAGTACCCAAAACACCCACACCATTTTTACGATTTCTCAGAGATGTTAGACGTAGTGGTAGTCTTGATCCATCTCATGGGCCTATTGTCATTCATTGTTCTGCAGGAATAGGACGTTCAggaacattttgtttaatagaTACTTGCCTTATAAAA atgAATACACCAGAAGGCTTAAATTATGTTCATATACGTACATTATTAGCAGAAATGAGAAAATGTAGATTGGGACTTGTTCAGGCTCCTGAACAACTTCGATTTGTATACCAAAGTGTTATAGAAGCCCTTGATTCAAATTGGGAAGCAGAAAATGag GATAATTTACCTAGTTTAGATGGCTCTTTGTTGAATAATATGAGCGGATCAGACTGTGAAAGTAGTGATAGCGAACTAAGCAGTGAAGCACCCCCTTTACCGCCTCCTCGTATGGAATCATTAAGGCAGCAGGATGAAAATGATTATGATGATGAAGAATCGTTGGTATCAGAGTCTGATAGTGATGAAAATGGATTAAACCCACCACCATTACCACCTCCTAGAGATCTTGATTTATCTAAATCTAATGA tcGTATGGATACTACAAATACCAAAGATGAACGAAACAAGAACAAAATTGAAGAAGAggcagaaaaaataaaaattatggcagacaaattaaaaattatgaagagAAAACAAATAGAGCAAGAAAAATGGGAACAAATCAAAAG GCACTGCAACAATGGaaaacaaagtaaaaataaatga